A window from Citrus sinensis cultivar Valencia sweet orange chromosome 3, DVS_A1.0, whole genome shotgun sequence encodes these proteins:
- the LOC102625349 gene encoding formyltetrahydrofolate deformylase 2, mitochondrial isoform X5 gives MTLLRRLSSSLQQVVKFTNRSFKSLKFPGEPIESSVSSTLTHGIHVFHCPVSPPPTQTHSHISDWSLFDCSETAGSKKNDEVGIVAKLSECIASRGGNILAADVFVPEKKNVFYSRSEFIFDPIKWPREQMDEDFFKLSKMFNAMRSVVRVPDIDPKYKVAVLASKQEHCLVDFLYGWQEGKLPVEITCVISNHDRGPNSHVIRLLERHGIPYHYLCAKENKREEELLELVQNTDFLVLARYMQPVPLQKEAYLGYKLLESLSSKGSLTSYFNMHMPKHMILTDEGCLCSTRISQGRKTCKLTPHNFLLN, from the exons atgacTCTGTTGCGAAGACTCTCTTCAAGCCTCCAACAAGTTGTTAAATTTACAAACAGGTCCTTCAAGTCCCTGAAATTCCCCGGAGAGCCCATCGAGTCCTCTGTCTCTTCCACTCTCACCCATGGAATCCACGTCTTCCACTGCCCTGTAAGTCCTCCTCCTACCCAAACCCACAGTCATATTTCCGATTGGTCTCTGTTTGATTGCTCAGAAACTGCAGGAAGcaaaaagaat GATGAAGTTGGGATTGTAGCTAAGCTCTCGGAATGTATTGCTTCAAGAGGTGGAAACATACTTGCAGCTGATGTTTTCGTGCCCGAGAAAAAGAATGTCTTCTATTCCAGGAG TGAGTTTATTTTTGATCCCATTAAATGGCCACGGGAACAAATGGATGAAGACTTCTTTAAGCTGTCTAAAATGTTCAATGCCATGAGATCTGTCGTCCGAGTGCCTGACATTGACCCCAAATATAAGGTTGCAGTTCTTGCTTCAAAGCAG GAACACTGCCTTGTTGATTTCTTATATGGATGGCAGGAAGGTAAACTTCCAGTTGAAATAACTTGTGTGATAAG TAATCATGATAGAGGTCCAAACTCCCATGTGATTCGCTTGCTTGAAAGGCACGGTATTCCTTATCATTATTTGTGTgcaaaagagaacaaaagagaagaagaactTTTGGAATTGGTTCAGAATACTGATTTTCTAGTGCTAGCTAGGTACATGCAG CCAGTTCCACTGCAGAAAGAGGCCTACCTTGGTTATAAATTGTTAGAGTCATTATCTAGTAAGGGATCCCTCACTAGTTACTTCAATATG CATATGCCCAAACATATGATCCTCACAGACGAGGGATGTCTCTGCTCCACTCgcatttcgcaagggagaaAGACTTGCAAATTAACTCCACACAATTTTTTGCTTAATTGA
- the LOC102625349 gene encoding formyltetrahydrofolate deformylase 1, mitochondrial isoform X1 has translation MTLLRRLSSSLQQVVKFTNRSFKSLKFPGEPIESSVSSTLTHGIHVFHCPVSPPPTQTHSHISDWSLFDCSETAGSKKNDEVGIVAKLSECIASRGGNILAADVFVPEKKNVFYSRSEFIFDPIKWPREQMDEDFFKLSKMFNAMRSVVRVPDIDPKYKVAVLASKQEHCLVDFLYGWQEGKLPVEITCVISNHDRGPNSHVIRLLERHGIPYHYLCAKENKREEELLELVQNTDFLVLARYMQPVPLQKEAYLGYKLLESLSSKGSLTSYFNMILSGKFLRSYGKDVINIHHGLLPSFKGGKPAKQAFDAGVKLIGATSHFVTEELDAGPIIEQMVERVSHRDNLRTFVQKSEDVEKQCLAKAIKSYCELRVLPYEMNKTVVF, from the exons atgacTCTGTTGCGAAGACTCTCTTCAAGCCTCCAACAAGTTGTTAAATTTACAAACAGGTCCTTCAAGTCCCTGAAATTCCCCGGAGAGCCCATCGAGTCCTCTGTCTCTTCCACTCTCACCCATGGAATCCACGTCTTCCACTGCCCTGTAAGTCCTCCTCCTACCCAAACCCACAGTCATATTTCCGATTGGTCTCTGTTTGATTGCTCAGAAACTGCAGGAAGcaaaaagaat GATGAAGTTGGGATTGTAGCTAAGCTCTCGGAATGTATTGCTTCAAGAGGTGGAAACATACTTGCAGCTGATGTTTTCGTGCCCGAGAAAAAGAATGTCTTCTATTCCAGGAG TGAGTTTATTTTTGATCCCATTAAATGGCCACGGGAACAAATGGATGAAGACTTCTTTAAGCTGTCTAAAATGTTCAATGCCATGAGATCTGTCGTCCGAGTGCCTGACATTGACCCCAAATATAAGGTTGCAGTTCTTGCTTCAAAGCAG GAACACTGCCTTGTTGATTTCTTATATGGATGGCAGGAAGGTAAACTTCCAGTTGAAATAACTTGTGTGATAAG TAATCATGATAGAGGTCCAAACTCCCATGTGATTCGCTTGCTTGAAAGGCACGGTATTCCTTATCATTATTTGTGTgcaaaagagaacaaaagagaagaagaactTTTGGAATTGGTTCAGAATACTGATTTTCTAGTGCTAGCTAGGTACATGCAG CCAGTTCCACTGCAGAAAGAGGCCTACCTTGGTTATAAATTGTTAGAGTCATTATCTAGTAAGGGATCCCTCACTAGTTACTTCAATATG ATATTGTCAGGTAAATTTTTAAGGAGTTATGGAAAGGATGTTATTAACATTCACCATGGTCTTTTGCCATCCTTCAAAGGGGGGAAGCCAGCCAAACAG GCTTTTGATGCAGGTGTTAAATTAATCGGTGCAACAAGTCACTTTGTGACTGAAGAACTTGACGCGGGGCCTATTATTGAACAGAtg GTTGAGAGAGTTTCCCACAGAGACAACTTGCGAACTTTTGTTCAGAAATCAGAGGATGTTGAAAAACAATGTCTTGCAAAGGCTATAAAATCATACTGCGAGCTGCGAGTGTTGCCTTATGAGATGAACAAGACTGTTGTATTTTAA
- the LOC102625349 gene encoding formyltetrahydrofolate deformylase 1, mitochondrial isoform X3 has translation MTLLRRLSSSLQQVVKFTNRSFKSLKFPGEPIESSVSSTLTHGIHVFHCPVSPPPTQTHSHISDWSLFDCSETAGSKKNDEVGIVAKLSECIASRGGNILAADVFVPEKKNVFYSRSEFIFDPIKWPREQMDEDFFKLSKMFNAMRSVVRVPDIDPKYKVAVLASKQEHCLVDFLYGWQEGKLPVEITCVISNHDRGPNSHVIRLLERHGIPYHYLCAKENKREEELLELVQNTDFLVLARYMQILSGKFLRSYGKDVINIHHGLLPSFKGGKPAKQAFDAGVKLIGATSHFVTEELDAGPIIEQMVERVSHRDNLRTFVQKSEDVEKQCLAKAIKSYCELRVLPYEMNKTVVF, from the exons atgacTCTGTTGCGAAGACTCTCTTCAAGCCTCCAACAAGTTGTTAAATTTACAAACAGGTCCTTCAAGTCCCTGAAATTCCCCGGAGAGCCCATCGAGTCCTCTGTCTCTTCCACTCTCACCCATGGAATCCACGTCTTCCACTGCCCTGTAAGTCCTCCTCCTACCCAAACCCACAGTCATATTTCCGATTGGTCTCTGTTTGATTGCTCAGAAACTGCAGGAAGcaaaaagaat GATGAAGTTGGGATTGTAGCTAAGCTCTCGGAATGTATTGCTTCAAGAGGTGGAAACATACTTGCAGCTGATGTTTTCGTGCCCGAGAAAAAGAATGTCTTCTATTCCAGGAG TGAGTTTATTTTTGATCCCATTAAATGGCCACGGGAACAAATGGATGAAGACTTCTTTAAGCTGTCTAAAATGTTCAATGCCATGAGATCTGTCGTCCGAGTGCCTGACATTGACCCCAAATATAAGGTTGCAGTTCTTGCTTCAAAGCAG GAACACTGCCTTGTTGATTTCTTATATGGATGGCAGGAAGGTAAACTTCCAGTTGAAATAACTTGTGTGATAAG TAATCATGATAGAGGTCCAAACTCCCATGTGATTCGCTTGCTTGAAAGGCACGGTATTCCTTATCATTATTTGTGTgcaaaagagaacaaaagagaagaagaactTTTGGAATTGGTTCAGAATACTGATTTTCTAGTGCTAGCTAGGTACATGCAG ATATTGTCAGGTAAATTTTTAAGGAGTTATGGAAAGGATGTTATTAACATTCACCATGGTCTTTTGCCATCCTTCAAAGGGGGGAAGCCAGCCAAACAG GCTTTTGATGCAGGTGTTAAATTAATCGGTGCAACAAGTCACTTTGTGACTGAAGAACTTGACGCGGGGCCTATTATTGAACAGAtg GTTGAGAGAGTTTCCCACAGAGACAACTTGCGAACTTTTGTTCAGAAATCAGAGGATGTTGAAAAACAATGTCTTGCAAAGGCTATAAAATCATACTGCGAGCTGCGAGTGTTGCCTTATGAGATGAACAAGACTGTTGTATTTTAA
- the LOC102625349 gene encoding formyltetrahydrofolate deformylase 1, mitochondrial isoform X2: protein MTLLRRLSSSLQQVVKFTNRSFKSLKFPGEPIESSVSSTLTHGIHVFHCPDEVGIVAKLSECIASRGGNILAADVFVPEKKNVFYSRSEFIFDPIKWPREQMDEDFFKLSKMFNAMRSVVRVPDIDPKYKVAVLASKQEHCLVDFLYGWQEGKLPVEITCVISNHDRGPNSHVIRLLERHGIPYHYLCAKENKREEELLELVQNTDFLVLARYMQPVPLQKEAYLGYKLLESLSSKGSLTSYFNMILSGKFLRSYGKDVINIHHGLLPSFKGGKPAKQAFDAGVKLIGATSHFVTEELDAGPIIEQMVERVSHRDNLRTFVQKSEDVEKQCLAKAIKSYCELRVLPYEMNKTVVF from the exons atgacTCTGTTGCGAAGACTCTCTTCAAGCCTCCAACAAGTTGTTAAATTTACAAACAGGTCCTTCAAGTCCCTGAAATTCCCCGGAGAGCCCATCGAGTCCTCTGTCTCTTCCACTCTCACCCATGGAATCCACGTCTTCCACTGCCCT GATGAAGTTGGGATTGTAGCTAAGCTCTCGGAATGTATTGCTTCAAGAGGTGGAAACATACTTGCAGCTGATGTTTTCGTGCCCGAGAAAAAGAATGTCTTCTATTCCAGGAG TGAGTTTATTTTTGATCCCATTAAATGGCCACGGGAACAAATGGATGAAGACTTCTTTAAGCTGTCTAAAATGTTCAATGCCATGAGATCTGTCGTCCGAGTGCCTGACATTGACCCCAAATATAAGGTTGCAGTTCTTGCTTCAAAGCAG GAACACTGCCTTGTTGATTTCTTATATGGATGGCAGGAAGGTAAACTTCCAGTTGAAATAACTTGTGTGATAAG TAATCATGATAGAGGTCCAAACTCCCATGTGATTCGCTTGCTTGAAAGGCACGGTATTCCTTATCATTATTTGTGTgcaaaagagaacaaaagagaagaagaactTTTGGAATTGGTTCAGAATACTGATTTTCTAGTGCTAGCTAGGTACATGCAG CCAGTTCCACTGCAGAAAGAGGCCTACCTTGGTTATAAATTGTTAGAGTCATTATCTAGTAAGGGATCCCTCACTAGTTACTTCAATATG ATATTGTCAGGTAAATTTTTAAGGAGTTATGGAAAGGATGTTATTAACATTCACCATGGTCTTTTGCCATCCTTCAAAGGGGGGAAGCCAGCCAAACAG GCTTTTGATGCAGGTGTTAAATTAATCGGTGCAACAAGTCACTTTGTGACTGAAGAACTTGACGCGGGGCCTATTATTGAACAGAtg GTTGAGAGAGTTTCCCACAGAGACAACTTGCGAACTTTTGTTCAGAAATCAGAGGATGTTGAAAAACAATGTCTTGCAAAGGCTATAAAATCATACTGCGAGCTGCGAGTGTTGCCTTATGAGATGAACAAGACTGTTGTATTTTAA
- the LOC102625349 gene encoding formyltetrahydrofolate deformylase 2, mitochondrial isoform X4 → MTLLRRLSSSLQQVVKFTNRSFKSLKFPGEPIESSVSSTLTHGIHVFHCPDEVGIVAKLSECIASRGGNILAADVFVPEKKNVFYSRSEFIFDPIKWPREQMDEDFFKLSKMFNAMRSVVRVPDIDPKYKVAVLASKQEHCLVDFLYGWQEGKLPVEITCVISNHDRGPNSHVIRLLERHGIPYHYLCAKENKREEELLELVQNTDFLVLARYMQILSGKFLRSYGKDVINIHHGLLPSFKGGKPAKQAFDAGVKLIGATSHFVTEELDAGPIIEQMVERVSHRDNLRTFVQKSEDVEKQCLAKAIKSYCELRVLPYEMNKTVVF, encoded by the exons atgacTCTGTTGCGAAGACTCTCTTCAAGCCTCCAACAAGTTGTTAAATTTACAAACAGGTCCTTCAAGTCCCTGAAATTCCCCGGAGAGCCCATCGAGTCCTCTGTCTCTTCCACTCTCACCCATGGAATCCACGTCTTCCACTGCCCT GATGAAGTTGGGATTGTAGCTAAGCTCTCGGAATGTATTGCTTCAAGAGGTGGAAACATACTTGCAGCTGATGTTTTCGTGCCCGAGAAAAAGAATGTCTTCTATTCCAGGAG TGAGTTTATTTTTGATCCCATTAAATGGCCACGGGAACAAATGGATGAAGACTTCTTTAAGCTGTCTAAAATGTTCAATGCCATGAGATCTGTCGTCCGAGTGCCTGACATTGACCCCAAATATAAGGTTGCAGTTCTTGCTTCAAAGCAG GAACACTGCCTTGTTGATTTCTTATATGGATGGCAGGAAGGTAAACTTCCAGTTGAAATAACTTGTGTGATAAG TAATCATGATAGAGGTCCAAACTCCCATGTGATTCGCTTGCTTGAAAGGCACGGTATTCCTTATCATTATTTGTGTgcaaaagagaacaaaagagaagaagaactTTTGGAATTGGTTCAGAATACTGATTTTCTAGTGCTAGCTAGGTACATGCAG ATATTGTCAGGTAAATTTTTAAGGAGTTATGGAAAGGATGTTATTAACATTCACCATGGTCTTTTGCCATCCTTCAAAGGGGGGAAGCCAGCCAAACAG GCTTTTGATGCAGGTGTTAAATTAATCGGTGCAACAAGTCACTTTGTGACTGAAGAACTTGACGCGGGGCCTATTATTGAACAGAtg GTTGAGAGAGTTTCCCACAGAGACAACTTGCGAACTTTTGTTCAGAAATCAGAGGATGTTGAAAAACAATGTCTTGCAAAGGCTATAAAATCATACTGCGAGCTGCGAGTGTTGCCTTATGAGATGAACAAGACTGTTGTATTTTAA
- the LOC102625349 gene encoding formyltetrahydrofolate deformylase 1, mitochondrial isoform X6 — protein MKKMCIEFIFDPIKWPREQMDEDFFKLSKMFNAMRSVVRVPDIDPKYKVAVLASKQEHCLVDFLYGWQEGKLPVEITCVISNHDRGPNSHVIRLLERHGIPYHYLCAKENKREEELLELVQNTDFLVLARYMQPVPLQKEAYLGYKLLESLSSKGSLTSYFNMILSGKFLRSYGKDVINIHHGLLPSFKGGKPAKQAFDAGVKLIGATSHFVTEELDAGPIIEQMVERVSHRDNLRTFVQKSEDVEKQCLAKAIKSYCELRVLPYEMNKTVVF, from the exons atgaaaaaaatgtgtat TGAGTTTATTTTTGATCCCATTAAATGGCCACGGGAACAAATGGATGAAGACTTCTTTAAGCTGTCTAAAATGTTCAATGCCATGAGATCTGTCGTCCGAGTGCCTGACATTGACCCCAAATATAAGGTTGCAGTTCTTGCTTCAAAGCAG GAACACTGCCTTGTTGATTTCTTATATGGATGGCAGGAAGGTAAACTTCCAGTTGAAATAACTTGTGTGATAAG TAATCATGATAGAGGTCCAAACTCCCATGTGATTCGCTTGCTTGAAAGGCACGGTATTCCTTATCATTATTTGTGTgcaaaagagaacaaaagagaagaagaactTTTGGAATTGGTTCAGAATACTGATTTTCTAGTGCTAGCTAGGTACATGCAG CCAGTTCCACTGCAGAAAGAGGCCTACCTTGGTTATAAATTGTTAGAGTCATTATCTAGTAAGGGATCCCTCACTAGTTACTTCAATATG ATATTGTCAGGTAAATTTTTAAGGAGTTATGGAAAGGATGTTATTAACATTCACCATGGTCTTTTGCCATCCTTCAAAGGGGGGAAGCCAGCCAAACAG GCTTTTGATGCAGGTGTTAAATTAATCGGTGCAACAAGTCACTTTGTGACTGAAGAACTTGACGCGGGGCCTATTATTGAACAGAtg GTTGAGAGAGTTTCCCACAGAGACAACTTGCGAACTTTTGTTCAGAAATCAGAGGATGTTGAAAAACAATGTCTTGCAAAGGCTATAAAATCATACTGCGAGCTGCGAGTGTTGCCTTATGAGATGAACAAGACTGTTGTATTTTAA